Below is a window of Phoenix dactylifera cultivar Barhee BC4 unplaced genomic scaffold, palm_55x_up_171113_PBpolish2nd_filt_p 000097F, whole genome shotgun sequence DNA.
ATTAAATTCTAAACAGCAGTTGAGATCATTGTCAACTACAGAACTGGCACCAACCTCTAGTTTTTCAAGAAAGCAGTTATTCGATGAAACATGACATGACTGAAAGTGTAAACTGAAGATGATATATTATTTACCATCGGAAAATGATGGCAGTATTTGCTTGAGTTCCATGCAAACAAATGCTACTTGCTCGGCCAGAGAGGGGAGATGGTTTTCTTCTGACATGTTGCTATACACTCCAGTGCAAACTTTCTTAGCTGCATCTCTAGATCCTCCACTGGAAGTTGGGCATCAACAACCTACGACATAATCATTGAACCAAGTGTTAGTGTTGAAGAAGGCCTAAAACCATGAAATGCTAAAAGTTCAAAGTATGACTCAAAGCCAAAGAAAGCAAGCAGATCATTTAAACTGGGTTCATAtaggagctttttttttttttaaaattaagaaAACCCAAGTAATATGTACGGGGTAATTCGCCCACCCGCTAAACTTGTTTTAACAAAGGATAGAGTAGACTACTAAATGAGCAGGAACAACCAACAATAACAATGAATGCTATATTTTGAACAAATGATATCGGACCTACTAGGGCTACTATCATTTATTCTAATATATAGAAAATAATGGAGGTATCTCAAATCTGACAACATAGAGACTTGCCGGTCTCATAAGGACAAAAGGGTCgaataatattaaaattttctaaTCCCTCCTTTCTTGAGTTAATTCTTTGTCAAGCAATTAAGCCCTTATTTGTAGATGAGATCTAGAGAGATAGACACAATAAGAGAGCATAAATCAACAAAAGGAGTGTAAATTATCACATTCCAAAAGGTTCATGATTAGTTTGCAAGTATGCACCTCTTTTCATCCCTTTACTATGTTGAGACTTGAGAAACAGGGAGATGAATATAACAGGAGATCATGTATAGATATGGGTTAAGATTAATCAATTCCTTCTCTCATCCTAATACAATATGATATATTTTATGCAACTAAAAATTTTGCAGTGCTGGTATTGTGTCAAATGATCAAAGAAATTGTATATATGAATGATTCTGCCCTTGCTCAGGGagttcaacaagaaattcaaggATGATATGGCAGATGTTAAAGTGCTATATAGTTCCAAACCTTTCAAACCCATCATCTTCTACCAAAATCTCAAAACCTGCATCTTAGCAATCATCCTTGGTCAATATGTCTATCTAAATCCCAGAGTAGGAAGACAAGGACTAGCTAAGCATTCTACTCTTTATATATCACTCTTCAGATAGCAAGCCCTTTCATCCTAATCTCATCTTTTTGATGTGCCTTCCAAAAAAATCGAAAGCGGTCAGCCTTTCACAAGTAACAAGCAACCACATGTCATGATTTGTAGATCTGCAAACAGATTGGGTCAGACAGGGGCATGCTTGTCGTCAACCGACTCTAGGGGTCATGATTTTGGACCCACATCCAACCCATTAACTGATTGGGTGAGGTCAGATCAGGTCCGTGGAAAGAATTTTAGCCCTAGTGAGTCATTCAAGGAGGGTCAGGGTCAAGTATGTCCCGGAACAAATTCAAAATGTTTGGGTTCAGGTCAGGATCGAATCGAACCAGTTTTGCAACTCGAGTCGAGCATCTAGCTAATCTTCTATagctaaaatataataattgatgattaaatataaaatcactaaaaatttaaataaaactaaaaagagCCAACTTAAACTTTCATTCCAAAAATTTTAGTTTCATCTAAATAATTGATCATTCTTAAGTTTACAAACtacaattttaaaattttgaaatgaatatgttGCAAACTCACGAGCATTATAAATAAGAATCCACCAAAACAAACAACAAACTTATGAATGTTTAGAGAGAAGTAGTTGTTGAGATGAATAAAAGGAGTTAGTTCAAATGAGTATTTATTCAATGAATTGGGAAGATATTTAGGGTGAAGGGGAGGTGATTTATATGATTTGGGTTTTTGGTTGGGGCATACTGAGTTTGGGCCGGCTTGGACTCATTTTTTGTTGAACTAAATTAGACTCCAATGACATAGGGGCCAGATCAGGTCGAAAAGTACAAGACCAAGACCCAACTCAGAATTTAAATCTAGCCTAGTTTTTGAACCAGACCCTCTTCCAATATAGATTGGGTCGGGTCTAATTGGGTCTGGGCCGAGTCGGGTCCCAGGCctacccaacccatttgcagccctactAATATGTAGTTTTCCAAACTCCAAAACTAAAACCTTTGGAATATAATCTGAAACTAGAAGCACATTTTTGAGTATTGGCAAAAACTAACTTATGGGGCCAAATTCGATGTATATATAGGCCATGTATTCTAATCATTTGCATTTTTTTCGTTTCTTTAAATTTTGGAaagaattttttataaaattgacttcaatttttgtatgtttTGAGAATGTTTGGAATCATTGCCATGCTAGATTCCAAAGAAATGTGAAAGTAATTTTGTTGGCATAAATTTGCCATTCTGGAGCTCAAAATTCTTAGATATTTCTGTTACTTACTAGATTGACAATGATATAGTACACTCTAATCATGACTTCTTTGACCTTTTCATTTTCCaataataaattgattcaataaGTATCAAAAATATACATCTAATGACctaaaacaatataatatattttgaaatatcTAGTTTATTGCTCTAGActtatgttttttatttttactgcTTATTTTCTTCATCCTACTTGACATTCTTTAAATTTCTTCATAATTTTTGGCTGACGCTAAAGAAAAACTGACAAAACTATCAAAACAAAAACCCATTTTGTCCAGTTGCAtccgaaaagaaataaaaaaacattGAAATCTTGCTTCACAAGATAGTGGACATGATGAGAGGGCAATTCTTGCTGCAAGGACTAAAGTCAATAAAAGGGAAAAGATGAAGTGAACTTGAAGCAAAAGAAAATCTTCAAAACCATGATGATTTATGGTGGGAAGTTGGTCAATGTGATCCTTGATGGGGAAACAATTGTTTCCTTATAATCAATGAAAACGGTGAACATAAAGATGATCTGTTAGTGTGTTTGCACAACTGTCATTGAATCATCACAAAATACCTTTATATATTCCTTCtttattagaaaatttaaaggGATCTGTTAGTATGGTTTCATTACTGTGATTGAATCATCACAAAATATCAATATTGATTCCTTCTTTCTTGGAAAATTTAAGGATCTGGTATTTTGGTGTCATTCGAATGATAGCTACTTGCCTCTTACCAGGAAGAGTGAAGTTTCTTTTACCGGAGTTAAGAATACAATGCTCAAGCTAACAAATATTCCATTCAACATCGAGGTATAAAGTCCATCCTTTTGCCAAGCAAACAAACTGATCATGATCATAGAGCAAAAACTTTTATATTGATGTAAAACATCCTAAAGCACATCCCATCTCCAACAAAAGGAAACCTAGGACTACATCTAAGACGGTTAACGGAACAATAAAAATTAACTGAACTTGAGGGCAAGCTGTTCGCAGCAGAAATGACTGACATAGCCAGCTATGAGATTTTTTGAGCTTCACACGATCTTCATTCAAGGTTTTAAGTTTCAGCTGAAACCAATCTGTTTTGGTTGAAACTGATCCCGAGTTTCAAGCTTCGGTTAATTTTAACTAGGCTTCAATATATCCAACTAATTTAGCCAAAACTAACTGAAATTAATCATGAATGCTTCgttggaaattttttttaatgttactATCATATCAGGtcatttctttatttatttaacaGCATAAGCTATATAATATCACTTGTCAATTGtctatctttcttttcttcttgagtTAAAATAGGGGATAAATAATAAACATGACACTAGACAAGCCGAGCTCTTAAAAAAGGCCCTTATTATAGTACCTTATAAAGATTGTTGATTGCTGTAAACAACTAAATAAAAGATATTTTACAGGATTAACATCTTCTTACAAAATTCTGACCCAACCTGCCTAAATCTGATTTTGGCTTAGACTGAACAAACAATTGAGGCCCGATGGTCTGGTTTGGGTCCAGCTTTCTCTGCTCAACAAGATATAGACTAGACTGTTCCCTcatttaaaaatgaaaaatcatatAGGCCTGGCTTGACCAAACTTGACTGCTAAAACACTAAATACGTAATCAAACAGATATACGATAATATATTACACATTACATGTTTCTGAAAATAGTCAAAATATCTTCCTCCTCCAAAAGACCTATTCTCTGATCCCGTACCTCTTCCCCCAGGGCTATCAAACCAGAAAGCTATTATAGACAACTCGAGTTCGGCTTGTTCAGTTAGCTAAGCTTAGCTTGTTCGAGCTCAGCTCAGTTTAGCTTAAAAAATGAACATGCAAattatttatatgtttatattatattaattattattgtctatatatttttttatcatttattATAGATTAACTTAGTTTATGTAGAGTAAAATGCATGCAACTATAAGATTAAAATATTATCAGGATTATGAGCCTAAACTATATAAATGAAAGTCTGTGCTAGATCTCTTAAACAAGCTGTTTGTAACCAGCTTGAGTTCAGCTTGAAATTAAATAAGCTAGCTTAAGCATGTCTTAATTACAAAATGTGCCAATCTTGAGCTAGCGCTAGCTCACTTGTGTTCGGCTTGTTTACACCATTATTCctttcatttcttctttcttgaCACACTTGAAGCTAGACCCAAATAGCTTCAGCCAACTCCTTACTCAAGCTGCTCATTAAAGACCATTGCTGCTCTCTAATGACCCAAACATGTCTGCCCCCTTTCCACCACTCTCTCTCTAATCACTACAAACCACCAAAGCCAGCATGCAAACCCAGAGCAGCAACCatctttcctcttcctctctcccaccCTCCTTTAATCCCTTTCCTTATTCATCCCATCTGCTTGCACCCAACCCCTATCAACAGCTACCTCTCCCCTTCCCTACCTCCATCCTCTTTGAATCTCTCCCTATTTTTGCCTTCCTctctattccttctctcccttctttctctttctctgtgTCCATGCATATGCTCACCCAAGCCTTATGCCCCATCTCCGTTGTATGATACCGAGGCCAATTAGGTTTTTGTCAAGCCAAGCCAGGTAGGTCCATGACATAGCTATCATAACAGAGTCAGGCTCAAGTTACAAAAGCATGGTTAGATGTAGAGTCGAGCCAAGCTTTCGCAAGCAGATTTTCATCATTATATTGTGCCTTCGCCTGGTGAAATCCAGCTAAGACTAACAGATCTCAAgtctaaaaaagaaaagaaaagaaaagaatgagcgTATATCCAGAGAAGGACAATATTTATCATAATTTGAAAATTCTTttctgaaaatatgaaattCACCATAAGTTTTGGTTTCAGCCTGAATTGGATCTAAAACTGGCACAAGTTCACTAAATTAAGGAACCAAATATAATGCACATATAGGTTCtttaatctgatttttttttcatttcttcaattcTTCAGATCTTAGGAAAAATTTTCTCTAATCTaaacttaaatcaagttttgatAAACGGAGAATGCCCTTCTACTGGAACTTTCAAAAAATTGTTACTGCTGAAACCATGTAAAAAAACCAAGCAACTGAATGTTCTGTATAAAACCAATCCCTGAGAAATGATGAGATAATTTAGGTGTTACCAAAAAAATGCTTAGAAATATAACATAATTATGGATGGTTATGATAACTTATTTTGTTTAAATTGAAAATTTAGCTTTTCTCTTCCGAAATTTGACACATCAACTTCGTAGATTAGTCAAACACAAAAGATTATGTGGACATTTAGAAACAGAATAGATTATTGCTCATCAAATAAAAGAGAATGAGAATTCCAACTGACATCTGACATGCACCTCAAGGAATGATTAAGGATTACGAGACCACTGAAATATAGGAATACCTTCCATGTACTATCACGAAGCTTCTGATATTGCTGGGCCACATTCCTTTGGAACTCAAGCTGCTCATATCTCTCTGTTCCATAACCTCCTCTTTTTGCTGCTTCCTGGAATCATTCATATGAGAACAAGTTCTAGAAGCATAGAAGCAATAACACTACGGCAGCTTGAGTGGTATAGGGCTGATTTATAGCAACTTTATAACAACAGAAAACTTTATTgtaaaagatatatatatatatatatatatatatatatatagatatagatagatatagatatagatatatatagatatagatatagatatagatatatatatagatatagatatagatatagatatagatatagatagatatatatagatatagatatagatatagatatagatagatatagatatagatatagatatagatagatatagatatagatatagatatagatatagatatagatatagacaGGCAGATATATAGATAGGCAGGTATATAGTTAATGATGCAATTTCTTTATTGTTAATcataaataattcaaaaaatgatAGGTAGAATACAATGATATTCTGTTCAAATTTTAGAACTTTCTATAGTAATGTGCTGACTTTTCTGATGGAGACTTCATATACTTTTCATCACATAAAAAAATTTAGCAGTACAAGAAAATGAGAACATGTAATTATGATACCTCTGGTGGTAAATCAAGGTAGATTACTAGATCAGGAGCTATCAACCCTGTCTCAGGAGCCTGCAGGAAAATATCACTTAATTGGTTTCCTTGTTAGAAAAGGCTTCAGGTTGTTCACACAGTGACCTGCCTGATGGTAATTGTACCTTACACCATTCTATATCCAGTCCTTTGGCAGCGGAGAAGGCCACTCCTGAGTAGGAATAACGGTCAACCACAATGGTAGTTCCACTCCTTAACTTAGTCTCCATTGATAATCTGCAGGGGAGGCACATGATGAACTAATATTGTCTTATTTATTTGGCATGCTTTTGTACAGCCATGTTACCTTCATAAATCTGTCTGTGACTATGTCTTGCATGCTCTAAGTAAGCAGACAACTCCAAGATCACAAGTAAATAGATTCAGTTAGAATTTCAGAAGATGTTTTTGCATTCGAATTCAGTCGTTATTGCTAGATGATGCATTCATCGTAAATAAACTGTGCAATTCAACAAGCTAGTTGTAATCCCATATCAGACAATTTGCATGGAATCAATCTATGCAAGATTATTTCAGCTCATTAATGACCTtcattcttctttcctttcaggAACAAAACAAGGAGATGTTGTAAAATACAAATTCTTCTGAAATCTCCAGTCATTTTTATCTAAGTAGTAAGAGTACCAGGATTGAATAGCAAGAACAGATAGAACTACTTGTATCATAATCAGCTTTCCTTAATATGCCTTGCTATTGCATGTCATTTGGTTGCAGACAGCATTGACAAGCCTTCAACAGCTCATCTGTGCTATCATGCATGTGCTTGATGGTGCAGAGCTGCGTACAACCCCTTAAATGCTCCTTTTTTACAGAGGTTCAACAACATCTGATGTTTGTTTCATGAAAGAATCCATCAGGATATCAACTTTTTGCAgcacatttatttttttttctctattaaTCAGCACATCTTGTCAAAGTCCCTCTCTACTaaatttggactttagaaaaGCAACTCTAGCATCAAACTAAGAAGATTTCACTAGTAAGAGAAAGCAAATATGATAAACATGGCATGTGCTATAAAAATTAGTCTTGAAGGTTCGGCTCCCTGTTTGGGTGCCAATATTCAATGAGATCAGAAAAAGcagcaaaaagagaaaaagaatagcACAGGGGCAATAGGAATTcaacaatttttttaaagaCACTAAACGCTCGTTATGCACTTTAAGCAGAACAGTTTAAACAAGTCAATTACTGGATATCTTCAAATTGAAATTAAGAACAAAGAATTCAAATTATGTATAGAGGAAATAAAGCCATTTTTTCCTATCATTTACATTTCATAAAACCATTCATTCATTAATACCTTCCTATTAATACAAAATTCTAAACACAATAGCACAAACAACTAAGAAATAACATAAACCCAAAATTACATCTATATGTTCATATTCAGATAAGATGTTCAatttaacaaacaaaaattGTATATCACAGTTAAGCTTCGAAATTGTATATAAAAGTTAAAGTTTCGATGAAATCACTGATATCTTATCATCATTTACATGGATAGATAATAAGCAAATGAAAAATATTAGACTTCCAATTGTGTAGAAAaagcattaaaaagaaaaacattagcgATCT
It encodes the following:
- the LOC103713387 gene encoding thymidylate kinase isoform X3 — encoded protein: MAMDSIHHGGSRGALIVLEGLDRSGKTSQCSRLVSHLEGKGISVEAWRFPDRKTDIGTMISSYLANISQLDDQAVHLLFSANRWEKRLSMETKLRSGTTIVVDRYSYSGVAFSAAKGLDIEWCKAPETGLIAPDLVIYLDLPPEEAAKRGGYGTERYEQLEFQRNVAQQYQKLRDSTWKVVDAQLPVEDLEMQLRKFALECIATCQKKTISPLWPSK
- the LOC103713387 gene encoding thymidylate kinase isoform X2, which gives rise to MPLDRKFGGIRTATPLKHFRLSSKSFSRQMAMDSIHHGGSRGALIVLEGLDRSGKTSQCSRLVSHLEGKGISVEAWRFPDRKTDIGTMISSYLANISQLDDQAVHLLFSANRWEKRLSMETKLRSGTTIVVDRYSYSGVAFSAAKGLDIEWCKAPETGLIAPDLVIYLDLPPEEAAKRGGYGTERYEQLEFQRNVAQQYQKLRDSTWKVVDAQLPVEDLEMQLRKFALECIATCQKKTISPLWPSK
- the LOC103713387 gene encoding thymidylate kinase isoform X1, which translates into the protein MSHACSFSSTKFLKFGGIRTATPLKHFRLSSKSFSRQMAMDSIHHGGSRGALIVLEGLDRSGKTSQCSRLVSHLEGKGISVEAWRFPDRKTDIGTMISSYLANISQLDDQAVHLLFSANRWEKRLSMETKLRSGTTIVVDRYSYSGVAFSAAKGLDIEWCKAPETGLIAPDLVIYLDLPPEEAAKRGGYGTERYEQLEFQRNVAQQYQKLRDSTWKVVDAQLPVEDLEMQLRKFALECIATCQKKTISPLWPSK